In Callospermophilus lateralis isolate mCalLat2 chromosome 10, mCalLat2.hap1, whole genome shotgun sequence, a single genomic region encodes these proteins:
- the Sik1 gene encoding serine/threonine-protein kinase SIK1 isoform X1 → MVIMSEFSAAPAGADQGQQKPLRVGFYDVERTLGKGNFAVVKLARHRVTKTQVAIKIIDKTRLDSSNLEKIYREVQLMKLLNHPHIIKLYQVMETKDMLYIVTEFAKNGEMFDYLTSNGHLSENEARKKFRQILSAVEYCHNHHIVHRDLKTENLLLDSNMDIKLADFGFGNFYNPGEPLSTWCGSPPYAAPEVFEGKEYEGPQLDIWSLGVVLYVLVCGSLPFDGPNLPTLRQRVLEGRFRIPFFMSQDCETLIRRMLVVDPAKRITIAQIWQHRWMQADPSLLQQADPTFSVHSYTSNLGDYNEQVLGIMQALGIDRQRTVESLQNSSYNHFAAIYYLLLERLKEYRSTQPSARPGPARPPRPRSSDLSSCEVSSLLCPQPQALAQSVLQAEMDCDLQSSLQPLFFPVDVNCNGVFQHRPVSPSSLLDTAISEEARLGPGLEEEQEAREPLPGSTGRRHTLAEVSTHFSPITPPCIVVSSSSSAATASEGTSSDSCLTFSTSESPVGLGSRLATQGLLGPCSPVRLASPFLGAQSATPMLQAQGGLGRAVLLPVSFQEGRRASDTSLTQGLKAFRQQLRKNARTKGFLGLNKIKGLARQVCQSSSSRASRGGLSTLHAPTQSPGLQGSGTSGREGRSLLEEVLQQQRLLQLQHHPTALPSCQQAPPLPPTSYVLAPCDSPLVSGLPLLPAPLFQAGVSPVMSAARLLDAHLHISAGPAVLPTGSLPPCLSRLAPGCDPAGLPQGDCEMEDLTSGQRGTFVLVQ, encoded by the exons ATGGTGATCATGTCCGAGTTCAGTGCGGCCCCGGCGGGCGCCGACCAGGGCCAGCAGAAACCCCTCCGCGTGGGCTTTTACGATGTGGAGCGGACGCTGGGCAAAGGCAATTTTGCAGTGGTGAAGCTGGCGCGGCATCGAGTCACCAAAACGCAG gttgcaataaaaataatagataaaaCAAGATTAGATTCAAGCAATTTGGAGAAAATCTACCGTGAAGTCCAGCTCATGAAGCTCTTGAATCACCCCCACATCATCAAGCTTTACCAG gttatGGAAACAAAGGATATGCTTTACATTGTTACTGAATTTGCAAAAAATGGAGAAATGTTTG ACTATTTAACTTCCAATGGACACCTGAGTGAGAACGAGGCGCGGAAGAAGTTCCGGCAGATTCTGTCGGCGGTGGAGTACTGCCACAACCACCACATCGTCCACCGTGACCTCAAGACGGAGAACTTGCTGCTGGACAGCAACATGGACATCAAGTTGGCCG ACTTTGGATTTGGGAATTTCTACAACCCGGGAGAGCCTCTGTCCACATGGTGTGGGAGCCCACCATACGCAGCCCCTGAAGTCTTTGAGGGGAAGGAGTACGAAGGCCCCCAGCTGGATATCTGG AGCCTTGGTGTCGTGCTGTATGTCCTCGTCTGTGGCTCTCTCCCTTTTGATGGGCCCAACCTTCCAACGCTGAGGCAGCGAGTGCTGGAGGGCCGGTTCCGCATCCCCTTCTTTATGTCTCAAG ACTGCGAGACGTTGATCCGTCGCATGCTGGTGGTGGACCCCGCCAAGCGCATCACCATCGCACAGATCTGGCAGCACCGGTGGATGCAGGCCGACCCCTCCCTTCTTCAGCAGGCTGACCCCACCTTCTCTGTGCACAGCTACACCTCCAACCTGGGTGACTACAATGAGCAGGTGCTGGGCATCATGCAGGCCCTTGGCATTGACCGGCAGAGGACCGTGGAG TCACTACAGAATAGCAGCTACAACCACTTTGCTGCCATTTACTACCTCCTGCTGGAGCGCCTCAAGGAGTACCGGAGCACACAGCCGTCGGCCCGCCCCGGGCCTGCCAGGCCGCCCCGGCCCCGAAGCTCAGACCTCAGCAGCTGTGAG GTGTCCTCCCTGTTGTGCCCACAGCCCCAGGCCTTGGCGCAGTCTGTCCTGCAGGCTGAGATGGACTGTGACCTCCAGAGCTCCCTGCAG CCCTTGTTCTTCCCAGTGGATGTCAACTGCAATGGAGTGTTCCAGCACCGCCCCGTCTCCCCCAGCAGCCTTCTGGACACGGCCATCAGCGAGGAAGCCAGGCTGGGTCCTGGtctggaggaggagcaggaggctcGGGAGCCCCTGCCTGGCAGCACAGGCCGGAGGCACACACTGGCTGAGGTCTCCACCCACTTCTCCCCAATCACCCCTCCCT GTATAGTCGTCTCCTCTTCCTCCAGCGCGGCCACTGCCTCAGAAGGAACCAGCTCCGACAGCTGTCTGACCTTCTCCACAAGCGAAAGTCCCGTCGGGCTTGGCAGTCGCCTGGCCACCCAGGGGCTTCTGGGCCCCTGCTCCCCAGTCAGACTAGCTTCGCCCTTCCTGGGGGCACAGTCTGCCACCCCCATGCTGCaggctcagggtggcctgggcagagCAGTGCTGCTCCCGGTCAGTTTCCAGGAGGGACGGAGGGCATCAGACACCTCACTGACTCAAG GGCTCAAGGCCTTCCGGCAGCAGCTGAGGAAGAATGCGAGGACCAAGGGGTTCCTGGGGCTGAACAAGATCAAGGGGCTGGCCCGCCAGGTGTGCCAGTCCTCCTCCAGCCGGGCCTCCCGGGGCGGCCTGAGCACTCTGCACGCCCCCACCCAGAGCCCGGGTCTGCAGGGCAGTGGCACCAGTGGCCGGGAGGGCAGAAGCCTGCTGGAGGAGGTGCTGCAGCAGCAGAG GCTGCTCCAGTTACAGCATCACCCGACTGCCCTGCCCAGCTGCCAGCAGGCACCCCCGCTGCCCCCCACCTCCTATGTGCTCGCCCCCTGCGACAGCCCCCTTGTGTCGGGGCTCCCGCTGCTGCCCGCCCCCCTCTTCCAGGCTGGTGTGTCCCCCGTGATGTCAGCTGCACGGCTTCTGGATGCCCACCTGCACATCAGCGCTGGCCCAGCCGTCCTCCCCACGGGGTCCCTGCCACCATGCCTCTCTCGGCTGGCCCCAGGCTGCGACCCTGCTGGGCTGCCACAGGGGGATTGCGAGATGGAGGACCTGACCTCTGGCCAGCGGGGGACATTTGTCCTGGTGCAGTGa
- the Sik1 gene encoding serine/threonine-protein kinase SIK1 isoform X2 produces MVIMSEFSAAPAGADQGQQKPLRVGFYDVERTLGKGNFAVVKLARHRVTKTQVAIKIIDKTRLDSSNLEKIYREVQLMKLLNHPHIIKLYQVMETKDMLYIVTEFAKNGEMFDYLTSNGHLSENEARKKFRQILSAVEYCHNHHIVHRDLKTENLLLDSNMDIKLADFGFGNFYNPGEPLSTWCGSPPYAAPEVFEGKEYEGPQLDIWSLGVVLYVLVCGSLPFDGPNLPTLRQRVLEGRFRIPFFMSQDCETLIRRMLVVDPAKRITIAQIWQHRWMQADPSLLQQADPTFSVHSYTSNLGDYNEQVLGIMQALGIDRQRTVESLQNSSYNHFAAIYYLLLERLKEYRSTQPSARPGPARPPRPRSSDLSSCEPQALAQSVLQAEMDCDLQSSLQPLFFPVDVNCNGVFQHRPVSPSSLLDTAISEEARLGPGLEEEQEAREPLPGSTGRRHTLAEVSTHFSPITPPCIVVSSSSSAATASEGTSSDSCLTFSTSESPVGLGSRLATQGLLGPCSPVRLASPFLGAQSATPMLQAQGGLGRAVLLPVSFQEGRRASDTSLTQGLKAFRQQLRKNARTKGFLGLNKIKGLARQVCQSSSSRASRGGLSTLHAPTQSPGLQGSGTSGREGRSLLEEVLQQQRLLQLQHHPTALPSCQQAPPLPPTSYVLAPCDSPLVSGLPLLPAPLFQAGVSPVMSAARLLDAHLHISAGPAVLPTGSLPPCLSRLAPGCDPAGLPQGDCEMEDLTSGQRGTFVLVQ; encoded by the exons ATGGTGATCATGTCCGAGTTCAGTGCGGCCCCGGCGGGCGCCGACCAGGGCCAGCAGAAACCCCTCCGCGTGGGCTTTTACGATGTGGAGCGGACGCTGGGCAAAGGCAATTTTGCAGTGGTGAAGCTGGCGCGGCATCGAGTCACCAAAACGCAG gttgcaataaaaataatagataaaaCAAGATTAGATTCAAGCAATTTGGAGAAAATCTACCGTGAAGTCCAGCTCATGAAGCTCTTGAATCACCCCCACATCATCAAGCTTTACCAG gttatGGAAACAAAGGATATGCTTTACATTGTTACTGAATTTGCAAAAAATGGAGAAATGTTTG ACTATTTAACTTCCAATGGACACCTGAGTGAGAACGAGGCGCGGAAGAAGTTCCGGCAGATTCTGTCGGCGGTGGAGTACTGCCACAACCACCACATCGTCCACCGTGACCTCAAGACGGAGAACTTGCTGCTGGACAGCAACATGGACATCAAGTTGGCCG ACTTTGGATTTGGGAATTTCTACAACCCGGGAGAGCCTCTGTCCACATGGTGTGGGAGCCCACCATACGCAGCCCCTGAAGTCTTTGAGGGGAAGGAGTACGAAGGCCCCCAGCTGGATATCTGG AGCCTTGGTGTCGTGCTGTATGTCCTCGTCTGTGGCTCTCTCCCTTTTGATGGGCCCAACCTTCCAACGCTGAGGCAGCGAGTGCTGGAGGGCCGGTTCCGCATCCCCTTCTTTATGTCTCAAG ACTGCGAGACGTTGATCCGTCGCATGCTGGTGGTGGACCCCGCCAAGCGCATCACCATCGCACAGATCTGGCAGCACCGGTGGATGCAGGCCGACCCCTCCCTTCTTCAGCAGGCTGACCCCACCTTCTCTGTGCACAGCTACACCTCCAACCTGGGTGACTACAATGAGCAGGTGCTGGGCATCATGCAGGCCCTTGGCATTGACCGGCAGAGGACCGTGGAG TCACTACAGAATAGCAGCTACAACCACTTTGCTGCCATTTACTACCTCCTGCTGGAGCGCCTCAAGGAGTACCGGAGCACACAGCCGTCGGCCCGCCCCGGGCCTGCCAGGCCGCCCCGGCCCCGAAGCTCAGACCTCAGCAGCTGTGAG CCCCAGGCCTTGGCGCAGTCTGTCCTGCAGGCTGAGATGGACTGTGACCTCCAGAGCTCCCTGCAG CCCTTGTTCTTCCCAGTGGATGTCAACTGCAATGGAGTGTTCCAGCACCGCCCCGTCTCCCCCAGCAGCCTTCTGGACACGGCCATCAGCGAGGAAGCCAGGCTGGGTCCTGGtctggaggaggagcaggaggctcGGGAGCCCCTGCCTGGCAGCACAGGCCGGAGGCACACACTGGCTGAGGTCTCCACCCACTTCTCCCCAATCACCCCTCCCT GTATAGTCGTCTCCTCTTCCTCCAGCGCGGCCACTGCCTCAGAAGGAACCAGCTCCGACAGCTGTCTGACCTTCTCCACAAGCGAAAGTCCCGTCGGGCTTGGCAGTCGCCTGGCCACCCAGGGGCTTCTGGGCCCCTGCTCCCCAGTCAGACTAGCTTCGCCCTTCCTGGGGGCACAGTCTGCCACCCCCATGCTGCaggctcagggtggcctgggcagagCAGTGCTGCTCCCGGTCAGTTTCCAGGAGGGACGGAGGGCATCAGACACCTCACTGACTCAAG GGCTCAAGGCCTTCCGGCAGCAGCTGAGGAAGAATGCGAGGACCAAGGGGTTCCTGGGGCTGAACAAGATCAAGGGGCTGGCCCGCCAGGTGTGCCAGTCCTCCTCCAGCCGGGCCTCCCGGGGCGGCCTGAGCACTCTGCACGCCCCCACCCAGAGCCCGGGTCTGCAGGGCAGTGGCACCAGTGGCCGGGAGGGCAGAAGCCTGCTGGAGGAGGTGCTGCAGCAGCAGAG GCTGCTCCAGTTACAGCATCACCCGACTGCCCTGCCCAGCTGCCAGCAGGCACCCCCGCTGCCCCCCACCTCCTATGTGCTCGCCCCCTGCGACAGCCCCCTTGTGTCGGGGCTCCCGCTGCTGCCCGCCCCCCTCTTCCAGGCTGGTGTGTCCCCCGTGATGTCAGCTGCACGGCTTCTGGATGCCCACCTGCACATCAGCGCTGGCCCAGCCGTCCTCCCCACGGGGTCCCTGCCACCATGCCTCTCTCGGCTGGCCCCAGGCTGCGACCCTGCTGGGCTGCCACAGGGGGATTGCGAGATGGAGGACCTGACCTCTGGCCAGCGGGGGACATTTGTCCTGGTGCAGTGa